The sequence below is a genomic window from Rhizobium sp. NXC14.
CCGGCCAGCCGCTGCACGGCGTCAGCGAGCCTTTTCAGTTCGGCAAGCAGGGCGGTGTTGATTTCCTCGGTCATCATGGGCCTCCTGATTTCTCGCTGCGGCAAGCCGCTTTGATCTTTCGATGCCGCCTACCATGGCGTTTTGCCAGCGGAAAGGTTATGAGGCAGCGGAATTGGTACTGTTCCCGGCTGTTTCTGTTGCATTCATCCAAGCTGCAACTATAGTCCGGCAACCTGAAAAGCAGGCGGAGTTCCGCCATAGAAGCCTGAGGAGTTTAGCATGTTCATCACCCCGGCATTCGCCCAGACTGCGACCGATACCGCAACAGGATTCGGCGGTTCCGGTTTCGAAATGATCATCCTGTTCGTGCCGCTGATGGTCGTTTGGTATTTTCTGCTGATCCGGCCGCAGCGCGCGCAGGCCAAGAAGCGTGAGGAAACTCTGAAGGCGATCCGCCGTGGCGACCAGATCGTGACCGGCGGTGGTCTCGTCGGCAAGGTGACGAAGGTCGTCGACGATAAGGAAGTCGAGGTCGAGATTGCCGAAGGTGTTCGCGTGCGCATCGTCCGCAGCGGCATTTCTGACGTTCGCGTCAAGGGTGAGCCTGTCAAGGCCGACGCGGCGTAACAAGCGATAACGGCGGAACCGCCGGATCGGAAGATCGTCGAGAGAATGTTGCATTTTTCCCGCTTGAAAACACTTCTGATTTGGCTGGTTGCATTTGCGGCCGTCGTCGTTGCTGCGCCCAATCTCCTGAGCGAGGCGCAGCGCTCTTCTCTGCCGGGATGGTGGCAAAACGACCACGTGACACTCGGTCTTGACCTGCAGGGCGGTTCGCACATCGTTCTGAAGGTCGAGCGTTCCGATATCGTCAAAGATCGGTTGGAAGAGACGGTCGCGAATGTGCGCAAGGCGCTGAGAGTTGCCGGCATCCGCTATACCGGGCTCACCGGCAACGGCCAGACTGTCACTGTCCGGATTACCGATCCGGCAGAGACGAAAAAGGCGGTCGATCTTCTGAAGCCTCTGACATCAGGTGACGAACATGGCCTTGCGCTGCGGCAGGGCGAGGAAGGGCAGCTCTCACTGCAGATATCCGATGCCGGCATCACCGCCGACATTGCCTCGGCCCGCAGCCGATCGCTCGATATCGTCGGCCGCCGCATCGCTGGCTTCGGCTATAAAGACTTTCAGGTTCGCCCCGATGGTGACGACCGTATCGTCGTGCAGGTGCTGGGATCCGTCGATGCGGAGCGGCTGAAGAACATTCTGAACCAGCCGGCAAAGCTTTCCTTTCATCTGCTCGACGAAAGCATGTCGGGACAGGAGGCGCTGAACGGCCGCTGGCCGGCCAGCTCGCAGGTGCTCTATTCGCTCGACGATCCACCTGTTCCCTATCTCGTCGACCGCACGGCATTCGTCACCGGCAGCAACATGGTCGATATCGAGCCTGTCGTCGATCCGCAGACGCAGGATACCTCGATTGACTATCGACTCGATGCGGAGGGCACGCAGCGGCTGGCGCAGGCGACAGCGCAAAATAACGGCAAGC
It includes:
- the yajC gene encoding preprotein translocase subunit YajC translates to MFITPAFAQTATDTATGFGGSGFEMIILFVPLMVVWYFLLIRPQRAQAKKREETLKAIRRGDQIVTGGGLVGKVTKVVDDKEVEVEIAEGVRVRIVRSGISDVRVKGEPVKADAA